One Glycine max cultivar Williams 82 chromosome 3, Glycine_max_v4.0, whole genome shotgun sequence DNA window includes the following coding sequences:
- the LOC100812703 gene encoding alpha-L-arabinofuranosidase 1: MSLSFKIFLVCITCFTVCCFAEQTSTLIIDAIATRKIPDTFLGAFFEEINHAGAGGLWAELVRNRGFEAGGSNVPSNIYPWSIIGDDSTILVSTDRTSSFERNKVALSMKVLCNESNPCPSGGVGISNPGYWGMNIEKGKKYKVVFYAKADGAINLNVSFVGTEKGEKLASNNIRSYKHNVTNWTRMEVIIEAKATNHNASLQITTSKSGFVWLDQVSAMPLDTYKGHGFRKDLFQMVADLKPKFFRFPGGCYVEGDYLRNAFRWKDTVGPWEERPGHYGDVWNYWSDDGFGFFEGLQLAEDLGALPVWVFNNGISHHDEVNTSAIAPFVHEALDGIEFARGSPESRWGSLRASMGHPKPFDLRIVAIGNEDCDKFNYKGNYLKFYDAIRRVYPDIQIISNCDGSENPLDHPADLYDFHIYTNAEDMFSKSTKFDNVSRYGPKAFVSEYAVWQDDAGNGTLLAAVAEAAFLIGLEKNSDIVSMVSYAPLFVNANDRKWTPDAIAFDSYRHYETPSYWVQCLFIPSSGATLLNSTLLSSSNKSLAASAIEYTNPANKKNYLRIKVVNFGDHTENLRIFVNGLDSKVQQSGSTKIVLTAPNVREENSFSEPKKIVPQHTSLEAASEDMNVILSPYSVTSFDLLIK; encoded by the exons ATGTCTCTttcttttaagatttttcttgtttgcatAACGTGCTTCACAGTTTGTTGCTTTGCAGAACAAACTTCAACCTTGATCATTGATGCTATAGCTACGAGAAAAATTCCAGATACTTTCCTTGGAGCATTTTTTGAG GAGATCAATCATGCAGGAGCTGGGGGATTGTGGGCTGAGCTTGTGAGGAATAGAG GTTTTGAAGCTGGAGGCTCCAATGTTCCCTCAAATATTTATCCATGGTCTATTATTGGAGATGATTCAACCATACTTGTCTCAACTGATCGTACCTCTTCCTTTGAGCGAAATAAAGTTGCATTAAGTATGAAAGTTCTTTGTAATGAATCTAATCCTTGCCCATCGGGTGGTGTTGGCATCTCAAATCCTGGTTACTGGGGCATG AATATCGAGAAAGGGAAGAAGTACAAAGTAGTCTTCTATGCTAAAGCAGATGGTGCAATTAACCTAAACGTTTCATTTGTTGGAACGGAGAAAGGTGAAAAGTTGGCTTCAAATAACATTAG ATCTTATAAACATAATGTTACAAATTGGACAAGGATGGAGGTTATAATAGAAGCCAAGGCTACAAATCATAATGCAAGTCTTCAAATAACAACAAGCAAGAGTGGATTTGTGTGGTTAGACCAAGTGTCTGCAATGCCCTTAGACACATATAAG GGTCATGGTTTCCGAAAGGATCTTTTCCAAATGGTAGCAgatttgaaaccaaaatttttcAGATTCCCCG GTGGGTGTTATGTTGAAGGAGATTATTTAAGAAATGCATTTAGGTGGAAAGACACAGTTGGACCATGGGAAGAGAGACCAGGACACTATGGAGATGTATGGAATTATTGGAGTGATGACGGATTTGGTTTCTTTGAGGGCCTTCAA TTAGCTGAGGATCTTGGTGCATTGCCAGTGTGGGTGTTTAACAATG GTATTAGCCACCACGATGAAGTCAATACATCTGCCATCGCGCCTTTTGTGcac GAAGCTCTGGACGGAATTGAGTTTGCTAGAGGTTCTCCCGAATCAAGATGGGGATCTCTTAGGGCTTCCATGGGACATCCCAAGCCATTTGACTTGAGAATTGTTGCAATTGGAAATGAAGATTGTGACAAGTTTAACTACAAAG GAAATTATCTTAAGTTTTATGATGCCATAAGACGTGTTTATCCAGATATTCAAATTATTTCAAACTGTGATGGCTCTGAAAACCCTTTAGATCATCCGGCTGATCTTTACGATTTTCAT ATTTATACAAATGCTGAGGACATGTTTTCGAAGTCTACTAAGTTCGATAATGTATCACGATATGGTCCAAag GCGTTTGTGAGTGAGTATGCTGTTTGGCAGGACGATGCCGGAAATGGAACACTTTTGGCTGCCGTGGCTGAAGCTGCATTCCTTATTGGACTAGAAAAGAATAG TGATATCGTCTCCATGGTCAGCTATGCACCGCTCTTTGTAAACGCAAATGATAGAAA gtGGACGCCGGATGCAATTGCATTTGACTCTTATCGGCACTATGAAACTCCCAGTTATTGGGTGCAATGTCTTTTTATTCCTTCGAGTGGAGCAACTTTGCTTAATTCAACACTCCTCAGTTCTTCTAATAAATCCCTTGCTGCTTCTGCAATTGAGTACACAAACCCTGCAAATAAGAAGAATTACCTGAGAATAAAG GTGGTAAACTTTGGAGATCATACAGAGAACCTTAGAATTTTTGTAAATGGATTGGATTCAAAAGTGCAACAATCTGGATCAACAAAGATAGTGCTCACAGCGCCTAATGTAAGAGAAGAGAATTCTTTCTCAGAACCAAAGAAG ATTGTGCCACAACACACTTCACTTGAGGCTGCAAGTGAAGACATGAATGTTATACTTTCTCCTTACTCAGTTACATCATTTGATCTATTAATTAAGTAG